In Hoeflea ulvae, one genomic interval encodes:
- a CDS encoding TRAP transporter large permease has protein sequence MDQPLLVIIGLLLFLMLLGSPVIFAIGFAALSYFFIKPGMTGMLDIYAHKFFTGMDVFIWLSIPLFIIAGEIMSAIGMTERLVNLSRLLVGRLRGGLAYVNVVGSMLFSGVSGSALADISALGPVEMKMMEQDGYDKDFAAALTVSSAIQGPIIPPSIPLIMFSALTNTSVAALFLAGAVPGLMLGLGQMAMIFVLARVRGYHANPIAGLNLRMALGIFYNAFFAIFMPLIIIGGIISGVFTATEAASVAVAYALLVGVLAYRNLTLKALWEILDRSARTSASVYLIVGFATIISWILANERLPTQLFDLVTYYQLQPWLLLLCLNLFFLLNGLWIGDSVQLLLFAPLFTPILAAMGVDPVHFGVVMVLNVMIGLMTPPYGLALYLGSTISGVPLGRIVVASLPFLASNLIVLLLVTYVPAISLTLPRLFGFL, from the coding sequence TTGGATCAACCTCTCCTCGTCATCATCGGTCTGCTGCTGTTCCTGATGCTGCTGGGCAGTCCGGTCATCTTTGCGATCGGCTTTGCAGCGCTTTCCTATTTCTTCATCAAGCCGGGCATGACCGGCATGCTCGATATCTATGCCCACAAGTTCTTCACCGGCATGGATGTGTTCATCTGGCTCTCGATTCCGCTGTTCATCATTGCCGGCGAGATCATGAGCGCCATCGGCATGACCGAGCGGCTTGTCAATCTCTCGCGCCTGCTGGTGGGGCGCCTGCGTGGCGGCCTCGCCTATGTGAATGTTGTCGGCTCGATGCTGTTTTCGGGTGTTTCGGGATCGGCGCTTGCCGATATCTCGGCGCTCGGCCCGGTCGAAATGAAGATGATGGAGCAGGACGGCTATGACAAGGATTTCGCCGCAGCCCTGACGGTGAGCTCGGCAATCCAGGGCCCGATCATCCCGCCGTCAATTCCGCTGATCATGTTTTCGGCGCTGACCAACACCTCGGTGGCGGCCCTGTTTCTGGCCGGCGCGGTGCCGGGCCTGATGCTCGGGCTGGGGCAGATGGCGATGATCTTCGTCCTTGCCCGGGTGCGCGGATACCATGCCAATCCGATCGCCGGCCTCAATCTGAGAATGGCGCTGGGCATTTTCTACAATGCGTTCTTTGCCATCTTCATGCCGCTGATCATCATCGGCGGGATCATTTCGGGCGTCTTCACCGCAACGGAAGCAGCCTCGGTTGCCGTCGCCTATGCGCTGCTGGTCGGCGTTCTCGCTTATCGCAATCTCACGCTCAAGGCGCTGTGGGAGATTCTCGACCGGTCGGCGCGGACTTCGGCCTCGGTCTATCTCATCGTCGGATTCGCCACGATCATTTCGTGGATCCTCGCCAATGAACGCCTGCCCACCCAGCTTTTCGATCTGGTGACGTATTACCAGCTTCAGCCCTGGTTGCTGCTCTTGTGCCTCAACCTGTTCTTCCTGCTCAATGGTCTGTGGATCGGGGACTCGGTGCAATTGCTGCTGTTTGCACCGCTGTTCACACCGATCCTGGCGGCAATGGGCGTCGACCCGGTGCATTTCGGCGTGGTGATGGTTCTCAATGTGATGATCGGCCTGATGACGCCGCCCTACGGGCTCGCGCTCTATCTCGGCTCGACCATATCCGGGGTGCCGCTGGGGCGGATCGTGGTGGCATCGCTTCCGTTCCTCGCCTCCAACCTGATCGTTCTGCTGCTGGTGACCTATGTTCCGGCGATTTCGCTCACGCTGCCGCGGCTTTTCGGCTTCCTCTAA
- the dapA gene encoding 4-hydroxy-tetrahydrodipicolinate synthase: MSLTKADISGLFTAIVTPFGADNSVDFTVLKDLVKRQLKAGATGIVPIGGTGEYTALSRKERADIVAACVEAAGSAPVLPGILATGYHDALDAGHDFKAAGAAGVMLVTPYYAVGPQEGMRRYFNDYRGQIDLPILAYEIPRRTNASISAETYAKLADDGAIIGMKYSNYDMPEFIAVLREVGDKLAVLSGEEPLFAAHVGLGAVGGVLASATIYPEFWIKVFQLASSGDLKAALAMQNRIDPVLKAIYRETNPGPLKHFMSLAGMEMGGVRLPLTDPSDETTALLQTALAGFHDTEAA; encoded by the coding sequence ATGTCTCTCACCAAAGCCGATATCTCGGGCCTTTTCACCGCAATCGTCACGCCATTCGGTGCAGACAATTCGGTTGATTTCACCGTGCTCAAGGATCTGGTCAAGCGCCAGCTCAAGGCCGGTGCGACGGGCATCGTGCCGATCGGCGGAACCGGCGAATACACGGCGTTGTCGCGCAAGGAACGCGCCGACATCGTTGCGGCCTGTGTCGAAGCTGCCGGCAGTGCGCCGGTACTGCCCGGCATCCTGGCCACGGGCTATCACGACGCGCTCGACGCCGGCCATGATTTCAAGGCAGCCGGGGCTGCCGGCGTCATGCTGGTCACGCCCTATTATGCGGTGGGCCCGCAGGAAGGCATGCGCCGCTATTTCAACGACTACCGTGGCCAGATTGACCTGCCGATCCTGGCCTATGAGATCCCGCGCCGCACCAATGCATCGATTTCGGCCGAGACCTATGCCAAGCTCGCCGATGACGGGGCCATCATCGGGATGAAATATTCGAATTACGACATGCCGGAATTCATTGCCGTGCTGCGCGAGGTCGGCGACAAGCTGGCCGTCTTGTCCGGGGAAGAGCCGCTTTTTGCCGCCCATGTCGGCCTTGGCGCCGTCGGCGGCGTTCTCGCCTCCGCGACGATTTATCCCGAATTCTGGATCAAGGTGTTCCAGCTTGCCTCCAGCGGCGATCTGAAGGCGGCGCTGGCCATGCAGAACCGGATCGACCCTGTGCTCAAGGCGATCTACCGGGAAACCAATCCCGGTCCGCTCAAGCATTTCATGTCACTGGCCGGAATGGAGATGGGCGGCGTTCGCCTGCCGCTGACCGACCCTTCGGATGAAACCACGGCCCTGCTGCAGACCGCATTGGCCGGTTTTCACGATACCGAGGCTGCGTGA